Genomic window (Arachis hypogaea cultivar Tifrunner chromosome 13, arahy.Tifrunner.gnm2.J5K5, whole genome shotgun sequence):
CACTGCTCTATGAAAATTAACTTATTGTTATGATAAACAAGAAaagagacaaaaaaataaaatatcttaaatcctaaattttaaacgttaaattctaaatctaaattattgatataaaaaagtataataaataaagaattaaaatttatttaattaacaataaaTGTAACACTTCTTATTTCGGAAGGAACATTTAAGGATAaactatttttttcattatgtagAATTTAATACGTTTATTagatttacattttaattttaacaccACATTGATAAACAAGTCATAATACATTGCTCGCTGATTACAACTCTTTAACCAAAAACACATCATTAAGCCATGCCCATGAATAAACAAAACATATCATCCATTATTCTTCCTATGATGTTTACTATATTATACAAGCATTTGTTTTGATATAAACTATTTATGAAAAATGGGGGACTAAAGCCCTAAAATGTATTGTATAATGTATATGCATTGTACCTACCATGTCTTTGTGCTTGGTATTTTTGGTCTGCCACTCTGCCCAATATACGAACTCAAAGGGACACAAACTAAGGAGACTCATTGGTATTATTATTAAAACCTACCAAAAACAACGTGGCTGGAAGTTGAGTTTCACATTAATGGCAAAACCCTGAAAAGTCCACTTCTATCCCCTAGTTCACATCACACCCAAACAATGAATGTAATGCAAGCTACAGTGTCTTGCTTGTAAGATCAACACcattaaacaatgaaaataaataaataaataaaagttagtGCAAGCTATTCAATGCAAAGGATACAATTCAACTGAGAAAATTCACTCTTGTGCATACACAACTACACTTACCAAATATAGCTTACATGTGTATATATCAAGATTCAATAGAACAAGTTCACAAGTGTGTATCATTTTGAgaattttcaaaaagaaaaaaaaaaaagatggtaAATAAGAAAGCAGGGGAAATTTTAGCCTACTATTCTGACACTAGCATACTACTAAAACTTTTTTAACTATGCTGAatgtatattatataaaattataaataaattaactcTTGGGAGCAAATCATACACATTTGGCCTCTTGTTTATTGGCAGGGACAAACTAATCTTAGACAATTACAACAACGCAGACAAAAATGAAATCAATGATTACACAGCCGAAGAGAATTAGAGAGAAACTAGCATCAGGAAAACACACACTCGACTCATTCCTCTGCCACCTCACTAATTCGAAAACAAACCTTAAAGATCCGAATTGTACATTTACTGGTCGGAAGAAGATTTGAAGTATTGATGATGCTGCCCATCTATCAAACTAATCTGTCGTCTGAGTTTAGCAATATGAGCTTGAACCTAAGAGAAGGCATTCGAAGGATGAAATAACTGTCAGCTCAGAATATTAGTTTTCTTAGATGGTTTATAGATGACAGAGTCACTCACTGAATTCAAGGAAAGCTAATGCACAATTTATGCATTTGATGATAACGGATGACAAAATTAAATCCTTTGATTATGAATAATCAGAGAAGTGGTGCAATATAGGAGCAATTAGATAAAACTATAATGTCTCCCCCCTTTCTTGAGAAGTTAAACTAAATAATTCAATTACAATCAAGCATCCCAAACAATGACAGATCAGCACAGCAAATAACCTAATCAAGGATATACGGTAGTGCATTCTGTGCTAATATTCCAAAGTGGTAATTCTTACAAGTGCATGCTAGGATGCCTATGCTATGGTGGCTATGGTGCCTTAAAAGGTTTGCTAGAATTAAAGTAACggtttttttactatttaaaaatgctttttaatttaaaaaataaaagaaaaagtgttaccaaaatataaaaaaaaaagtgtcacTTCAATTTTGACTACACTTTTATAGCCACCATAACCACCATAACCATAGGCATCATAGACTCCACCTTCTTACAGTGGTCTTGCTGCAGAGGTACAAGACACAAGTCACAAAAATAATCCGTAAACATCATTGGGAGAACAAATGTCTTGATCAGAACATCTGAGATAAAATTCTCCATGCATGCAAAGTCTGTCAATGACTCATTTAGATTCATAAAAACttaacatcaaggcatcaaaagAAGCCCTAATTTCCACAATAGGTTATATGATATAAATGTGACTGATGGTACTGTGTGGTATATACCTGCTGACGAGCTGCTGCAAGCTGCAAGAGTTCATCTGCTTCTGAGAAATTTGTGAACCATTGGCTTAAGGGATGATCTTTGGTATCGCCTTTCCTTCTTTTACTTGCATCCTCAACAGGTACTGCATTTGTATTATACATTTAGTTAACTCAAACATGAAACGAAAGAAAGCTGCAGAGAATACTGGCAACCGTTAAGTAACATACTTGGTGGAGGCAAGGTAACCCCGGGGGGCAATCTCGGCACATTCACTGCTGGATGGTTTTGCACACGGGACAAAAAAGCCTCCGATGGATCAGGAAAAACTATCTCATCATATAACTCCACGACAACAGGCTTCTTTGTTGACATGGAGCTGTTTTCATCCTCTGGATACAATTTCAAGTGATGATATCTGTGTATATAGTACACTTCAATAAAATACAAGATTCAGAAATTACTGCACATTTCACAAAGAAAATAGTCTGCAATTTCACATGACTAATGAATGCCAGTTGGAAAGCTCTTTAGTACATCATTAAGATCAAGCACTTGAATTATACAGCTGCACTAAAACCAACCTACCATAACATGACATAAAACTAACTTTACACTCATCCAAGCTTATCTCTATTGATTAAGTGAAGCACTTAATGCAAATTGTTCCAGCAGAGTTAGAACTTCTTCATTGAACAAATCAAGAAATTAGAAAGTATCAACAAATGCCTTAAGACACTACTGTTATTGCCCTGAATCAGCTACCCGATAAAAAGAACAGTACAGAGCAACTTACAAGTTTAAAGGCTTGTCACAAACATCACTGTGGAAAtgaagtgtgatcacaatttcaaaTTCACCCCATCCCGCCTCCGACAACTCGAAAGGCGGCGACTCCACAACTCGTGTGGGATTATTAAAACTTGAATGCAATTGAAAAACAGCACGCTTTACTATTGCCCCAAGGTCCTCATTTGATGCTCCACGAACATACACAGTCCATTTATGTGACTGATACCTTGTACAGCACAAATATTGTCACATTCTCTCTTTAATttgagaataataataaaaacatttGGTAATGAGTGATACTTACTCACTAGCCTTTTTCCCAAGCCAGAATGCAATATTCCCATACACTATTGGAACACTTATTTCTACATCTTTGAGCTTCTTACCTAAGTTCTACACAAAACCATGAATGGTTTTATTGGTCACACTAAAcagtcaaaataaaaataaagagtcaCTTTTAATAAACTAGATTAATTccaaatatcattttttttcccGTTCTGCTTCTGCAGTGTTTGTTTTTCCATGTTAAAATCGTAGTTCTTATGATAGGTTCAGATTAAACTCAGATCAAAGCTTCAGCATTGAAACCACTGAAACAAACCAAGCTGCAAGCTTTAATTACCCCAGAACGAAATCATTGTTTAGGGATTGTGGAAAATGgggtttttattttgctttttgaAATTTTGTTGTTTCCGGAATCAGAATGGAGAGAAAGGGATTACCTTCTTATCGGTGTCTTCGGATTTTCCCATTTTGGTTCGATGAGACTTGGGGGTAGGACCACTTAATTCAGGCTGATCTTGACCGTGCTTTTTCGAGGATGAGCTGTTGGTCATATCAATCTAACGACTTCGTCACAGTCTCTCAGATCAAACGCTTAATCAATCGGAGCAATTTGCTTTGGCTAGGGTTTCTGTCTCTACCGAAATTGCGCACTTTCTGTCGTTGACGACGTCGTTTCCTGTGTTTCTTcggtttttttgtttattttttgggcGTAAATTGAGCCCAATTCTCAAGTGTGTTAAAAAGTTCTGAACGGCCCAACCAAGGGCCTGGTATCTTTTTTAatgtaatatttatattttttgtttgattacattaaaaacaaagatataaataaaaataactaaataaaaaataacaaaaattctgataaaaataaataaataaataaaaagtttagtcaccaataaaaaaattatccaactTAAGTTCATGGAGTAATTAATTCACTTATTGACTTAAGTAAGTGTTAAAATTCAAATTCTGCTTTGTATATTATATATGGAAAATATAAATTCATTGATGTGATAGATTAATTTTTGATATACCGAAaatattgtgaaaaaaaatttcagaaaatttatttaaaatatgtaGAAAATGTTAAACTTATATAAGCATTCAAATTATCATTGAAAAAGgtttataaaatgaaaaattctaaaaaaaaaattagaattgggCATATAGAGATTAGTTAAGAATTAGAATTGTTTTAACTGTAATTACAGTTTCTTAACAAGTTgactcatttaaaaaaaaaaaaaaattagatacgagatttaattaatttgaaactCACAATATTTAGTGGCAGTAATAAagtaataattttttgaaaagtgctacacatacaagtcatttttgtttacaagttttacaagttgggCCTAACATGCGCgttacagaagaagaagcagaagaagaagaagaagaagaagcagaagaagaagaagaagcagaagcgtgaatataaatgacttgtatgatttgtatggaaAAGCGTTCTCTCTTTGTCTTCGATCTCCTtctgtttttttcgattttcatggtttctgaaatcaagctttgaaattgttttgaagatgatggaagttcaaaaatacacccgaacgattacaaaaatacacccaaacgattatagaaatacattcaaaggattacagaaatacacccaaacagttacagaaataaaccaaacgattacagaaatacacccaaaggattacagaaatacactcaaaggatttaagaaatacacccaaaggatttaagaaatacacccaatatagggagagacagtatatttcttcttgaaatcaatacacccaaagaattatagaaatacacccaaaggattacaaaaatacacccaaagaatttaagaaatacaccaaaaattcgttgaagtacaccttatgcataattcagaactctttctctttttcctcctcatcttctgctgctgcttcttcttcttcaaaaacgatttcagagcttgatgtcaaaaaacaatggaaaccgagaataacgaaaaaagaaaacaaagagaaaagcacgtaaatgaagaagaagaacaggaagaggaagaaaaacatgtagcaagaagaagaagaaggagaaagagaaggtaaGAAATCGTaacttgaataatgtttcttcgttttttctggtgattttgatgaaggagaaagagaaaacgaaaagaggagaagaaatttcaataaaaaaagagggaggaagagaagaaaaagagacacagagaaagaagaggaagagttagAGGAAgcacggagaaagaagaagaagaaaaagaagcacaaaaaaaagtGAAACGGCGTgtttataaatgacttgtataacTTGTATGAAAAAtcacttgtatgtggagaattacTCTAATTGTTTTCCCTATAATTTTGAATACTTGCTAGAAAAACCCAAGAATGTATTCTgttcttaatattatttttgaCAGTTGAAGAATTAGCACTTTGCTTCTTACTAGAATACCCtctttcattatttttgaatACTTGCCTTGCTTGATCCAACACAATTTCTAACATTATAAAGTTATTTCAATTTCCACATTAATAGGAAATTTATTCAGCAATGCTTCATGTTCATACATAAGAaactaaaggaaaaaaaatggaaaaagaaacaaaTACTACAACCATAATGgattaaataactaaaacatTCCATTTTCTCTCTAGCAGTATTGTTTCTAAGCCAAATTCACATTTGGCACAAACAagaggaaaatttaaaaaaagaaaaaggaaaagtacaTATCAAATATTACATTTGTATTATCAGAGGTATCATATCACTGTATAAATGAAACCTTACATGGGTTGAAATTTTTCCAAACCCATGCTTTCAAGGCAAAAACAGAAAATATGATCCATCCTCATtaaaaaaacaaaggaaaaaaaaaaaaaagaaagaaacaggacatatatttatatacttttGGAGGTTGTTCATGAGAATCTAGCATAAGGTAGATGTGAGACTCATGAACAAATCTTGTGAGCATGGAATTGTGAGTCCTCCCATTGGATGGCTGAATCCAAATTCATTCTCTGCAATGCTAAGTAGTTCTTGAAAAGAAGGTTGATTCAAAACTGACACTGGTATGACGAATCGCTTCTTTTCGCCTTCGCCTACATACACGGCGAAGTATCCTTTGGGAACTTCCATTGATGTCGCGGAAGCTTGCCGGCGAAGAATGTGCTTAGCACTCAAAACACTAGGCAAACGAATAGCCATTGCAAAAAGTATTGTTGTTTAGAacttagaaagaaagaaagaaagaaagaaagaaagaaagaaaaaatgaaaattctcttcttaatttttttgttttgaatttagtGTGTTGTTGGAAGAAGCTTAGAATATGTTGTGTATTTATAGATAGCAAAGACTTTAGGGGTGATTTTGATTTGGAATAAAGCAGTGGCATATAGAGAATTAGGCAGTGTTTAGTGATAACGTGAGGTACAAGTATTAAATTAAAGCTTATGATTGATTAATATTAGTTGtaaagattataaaaaaaattaattaagatcaAGGAACAACCAATGGGTGGTCCTACACGATAATGTGACAGATGTAGATACAATGGTATCTGGTCAATTTTCCAAAGACTTGCTGGgtcaattattaaattaattaaagattAGTGTCAacaatttaattagaataataagATATTAATCATTTAGTATAAATGGATATTTAATAGTTTATACCCATATTTCCAGCCAAAACTCACCTGATTATTCGCTGTCCAAATCTAATCTCAATGATTTGAGGCTAAAGCCTTTGAATACCTAACAATATTGTCATGTGGCCAACCTCAATTATTTAGAAAATTTCTGTTCTTATGTATGAGTAACATGCAATAATTCTTTTATATGTATTAACTGAGTTCAAGAAGAATG
Coding sequences:
- the LOC112736958 gene encoding transcription initiation factor TFIID subunit 14b, with product MTNSSSSKKHGQDQPELSGPTPKSHRTKMGKSEDTDKKNLGKKLKDVEISVPIVYGNIAFWLGKKASEYQSHKWTVYVRGASNEDLGAIVKRAVFQLHSSFNNPTRVVESPPFELSEAGWGEFEIVITLHFHSDVCDKPLNLYHHLKLYPEDENSSMSTKKPVVVELYDEIVFPDPSEAFLSRVQNHPAVNVPRLPPGVTLPPPIPVEDASKRRKGDTKDHPLSQWFTNFSEADELLQLAAARQQVQAHIAKLRRQISLIDGQHHQYFKSSSDQ
- the LOC112736959 gene encoding auxin-responsive protein SAUR22, giving the protein MAIRLPSVLSAKHILRRQASATSMEVPKGYFAVYVGEGEKKRFVIPVSVLNQPSFQELLSIAENEFGFSHPMGGLTIPCSQDLFMSLTSTLC